One genomic region from Candidatus Microthrix parvicella Bio17-1 encodes:
- a CDS encoding DUF1269 domain-containing protein, which yields MAKVDGTFLYIGTYAGEAAARDDYAIVKDLHTDGAVGTYDAAVITKDSSGKVHVNKDEMATRHGGWGGAAAGAVIGILFPPAVIGTALVGGAIGSIGGHVWRGLSRSDVKELGELLDSGEAALLVIGASTLEAALDKAQLNAEKHIAKELGVSTDEVDAAVQEAASEIN from the coding sequence ATGGCAAAAGTAGACGGAACGTTCCTCTACATCGGCACGTACGCAGGCGAGGCGGCCGCCCGAGACGACTACGCCATCGTCAAGGACCTCCACACCGATGGCGCTGTCGGCACCTATGACGCAGCCGTCATCACCAAGGACTCGTCCGGCAAGGTGCACGTCAACAAGGACGAGATGGCCACGCGCCACGGCGGTTGGGGCGGCGCCGCAGCCGGCGCCGTCATCGGCATCCTGTTCCCGCCGGCCGTCATCGGCACCGCACTCGTCGGTGGGGCCATCGGCAGTATCGGCGGGCACGTCTGGCGCGGCCTTTCCCGATCGGACGTCAAGGAGCTTGGTGAGCTGCTCGACTCCGGCGAAGCTGCACTACTGGTCATTGGCGCAAGCACCCTTGAGGCTGCGCTCGACAAGGCACAGCTGAACGCCGAGAAGCACATCGCCAAGGAGCTCGGTGTCAGCACGGACGAAGTCGACGCCGCGGTCCAGGAAGCCGCCTCCGAAATCAACTGA